In Pochonia chlamydosporia 170 chromosome 3, whole genome shotgun sequence, the following are encoded in one genomic region:
- a CDS encoding 3-hydroxyisobutyrate dehydrogenase G6G8.5 (similar to Metarhizium acridum CQMa 102 XP_007807771.1), which translates to MRVVAARLGSLVQRRGFASTARRLDHYAFVGLGQMGYQMAKNLQSKLKSTDKVSIFDINPEAMKSLEKDMKAAANGAKVELAPSAWAASKEADTVITVLPEPQHVQGVYKSILTGTLPQKDRVFIDCSTIDPSTSREVAKSVSDAGQGTFVDAPMSGGVVGATAGTLTFMLGAKVEMIPRVEPTLLQMGKKVLHCGEQGAGLSAKLANNYLLAVNNIATAEAMNLGMKWGLDPKKLAGVINVSTGRCWPSEVNNPVKGVVETAPAGRDYSGGFGISLMKKDLRLAMVAAKEAGANMALADTAFGVYQAAEKKDDCKGRDFSVVYRYLGGKE; encoded by the exons ATGAGAGTTGTTGCTGCCCGTCTGGGTAGCCTTGTGCAGAGGAGGGGGTTTGCGTCAACCGCCAGACGATTAGATCATTATGCTTTTGTTGGTCTGGGGCAGATG GGCTaccaaatggccaagaacCTGCAGTCTAAGCTGAAGTCTACTGACAAGGTGTCCATTTTCGACATCAACCCGGAGGCCATGAAGAGTCTGGAAAAGGACATGAAGGCTGCGGCTAATGGCGCAAAGGTTGAGCTTGCTCCCAGCGCGTGGGCTGCTTCCAAGGAGGCT GACACCGTCATTACTGTTCTCCCTGAACCACAGCACGTGCAGGGCGTGTACAAGTCCATCCTCACGGGCACGCTCCCCCAAAAGGACCGCGTATTCATCGACTGCTCAACAATCGACCCCTCGACATCTCGCGAGGTCGCCAAGTCCGTTTCCGACGCCGGCCAAGGCACGTTTGTCGACGCTCCCATGTCAGGAGGAGTCGTGGGCGCCACGGCCGGCACCCTCACCTTCATGCTCGGAGCCAAGGTCGAGATGATTCCCCGCGTCGAGCCCACGCTGCTACAAATGGGCAAAAAGGTCCTTCACTGCGGCGAGCAAGGCGCTGGACTGTCCGCCAAACTCGCCAACAACTACCTCCTCGCTGTCAACAACATTGCCACCGCTGAGGCCATGAACCTCGGGATGAAATGGGGCCTGGATCCAAAGAAGCTAGCTGGtgtcatcaatgtcagcaCTGGACGCTGCTGGCCCAGCGAGGTCAACAATCCTGTCAAGGGCGTCGTTGAGACTGCTCCCGCGGGGCGAGATTACAGCGGCGGCTTTGGAATCTCCCTTATGAAGAAGGATCTGAGGCTGGCCAtggttgctgccaaggaggcGGGTGCGAATATGGCGCTGGCGGACACGGCGTTTGGTGTGTACCAggctgctgagaagaaggacgattGCAAGGGCCGCGACTTTTCGGTGGTGTATAGATATCTTGGGGGGAAGGAGTGA
- a CDS encoding RTA1 domain-containing protein (similar to Metarhizium acridum CQMa 102 XP_007807772.1) encodes MSSNSTGHRIRLDQCTEVSELCPVKGTVLGYYPNLGSGIFFTIAFGICLIAAFSLGIKSKTWTYTAAITIGLILETAGYVGRILLHYNPWNESAFELQICAIILAPTFICVSIYLTLKHVAIHLNPSLSRIPPQWYPRIFLPADLSCLIVQAIGGGIAAAAGHTKPKLQKDGNRAIIAGVVLQVLVLGAFGIMGSDYFLRARKHMRSDKASREELALWRDGKFRVFVFGIAGAYAAVLIRCIYRIAEMAGGWGNEIMQDEVSFLVLDSSLMVVTVYLLTIFHPGLFFPQMVNGYSKRNNTAAAAVSDAESSETKTESPDLVNNSQKTELSS; translated from the exons ATGTCGTCAAACTCGACGGGCCATCGAATCCGTTTGGATCAATGCACAGAGGTCTCGGAGCTGTGTCCCGTCAAGGGAACCGTCCTAGGATACTATCCTAACCTCGGATCAGGAATCTTCTTCACCATCGCATTTGGAATCTGTCTCATCGCCGCCTTCTCGCTGGGCATAAAGAGCAAAACGTGGACTTATACAgccgccatcaccattggcCTGATATTAGAAACAGCAG GATACGTCGGccgcatcctcctccactACAACCCCTGGAACGAATCCGCCTTCGAGCTCCAAATCTgcgccatcatcctcgccccaACATTCATCTGCGTATCCATCTACCTCACCCTCAAACACGTCGCCATCCACCTCAACCCGTCCCTCTCCCGCATCCCTCCCCAGTGGTACCCCCGAATCTTCCTCCCCGCCGACCTCTCCTGCCTGATCGTACAGGCCATCGGGGGCGGaatcgccgccgccgcaggCCACACGAAGCCCAAGCTCCAAAAGGACGGCAACCgcgccatcatcgccggcGTCGTCCTCCAGGTGCTCGTCCTCGGGGCCTTCGGCATCATGGGTTCGGACTACTTCCTCCGCGCGCGGAAGCACATGCGCAGCGACAAAGCTTCGCGGGAGGAGTTGGCGCTGTGGCGGGACGGCAAGTTCcgtgtgtttgtgtttgggATCGCGGGCGCGTATGCTGCGGTGTTGATTCGTTGCATTTATCG AATTGCGGAAATGGCTGGTGGTTGGGGCAATGAGATTATGCAGGACGAGGTGAGTTTCCTTGTCCTGGATAGCTCGCTCATGGTTGTGACGGTTTACTTGCTTACAATTTTCCATCCGGGTCTTTTCTTCCCGCAAATGGTGAATGGGTACAGCAAGAGGAACAACACcgctgctgcggctgttTCTGATGCGGAGAGTTCAGAGACAAAGACCGAGTCTCCTGATTTGGTAAACAACAGCCAAAAGACTGAGCTTAGTAGTTGA
- a CDS encoding transcription factor G6G8.4 (similar to Metarhizium acridum CQMa 102 XP_007807770.1) → MAPTTQRSLPTRRNPLLLEDIPEYLDLVQRRRLGQTKLTPKMVGGDEVESAALGVFDYAHLRAPLPKGIVSGIFKSSPTSYFLMRRSFDGYVSATGMFKATFPYAEASDEEAERKYVKSLPTTSPEETAGNIWIPPEQALSLAEEYSIGIWIRALLDPAKISVSSSSNPESPPKNISAPPKFDLVKASAKLAPPSASALPKNSRSRRSVSPTKGTRRTPASPRKRKTQSKASSTEPTAAEVNGHSKKDEFVLKTTEFEPAVVLEPRAEDATMKIRVDEVTKDSAGHETKHTVTEVDVPLPTAGQPPTAEEVREMMEAAKDMAQKGREADEKHAEQQKKSDDKKGKDSTTTAKKSKRKAADISASEKDDEKKAEKAENAEGTKGEQPRAKKVKTEAELRKDRVKNRALFGIGATVAVGALVPWLVNFL, encoded by the exons atggcgccaacaaCCCAGCGAAGTCTTCCTACGCGGCGCAACCCGTTGCTGCTTGAGGATATCCCTGAGT ACCTTGACCTGGTTCAGCGCCGCAGGCTTGGCCAGACAAAGCTTACGCCTAAGATGGTTGGCGGTGACGAGGTCGAATCCGCCGCTCTTGGGGTTTTCGATTACGCGCACCTCAGGGCACCTCTGCCAAAGGGTATCGTGTCAGGAATCTTCAAGTCGAGCCCGACGAGCTACTTCCTTATGCGCCGAAGCTTCGACGGCTACGTTTCTGCCACTGGCATGTTCAAGGCCACATTTCCCTACGCCGAGGCTTCGGATGAAGAGGCCGAGCGCAAATATGTCAAGTCTCTTCCGACTACGAGTCCCGAGGAGACGGCTGGTAACATTTGGATTCCTCCTGAGCAGGCGTTGTCTCTGGCGGAGGAGTATTCTATTGGAATCTGGATTCGCGCTTTGCTGGACCCGGCCAAAATTTCAGTTTCTTCCAGCTCGAATCCCGAGTCACCGCCCAAGAACATTTCGGCACCCCCCAAATTTGATTTGGTGAAGGCATCTGCAAAACTTGCTCCTCCGTCAGCCTCGGCTCTCCCCAAGAACTCGCGCAGTCGCCGGTCTGTCAGTCCTACGAAAGGAACTAGGCGTACTCCTGCCTCTCCTCGCAAGCGTAAAACCCAATCAAAAGCTAGCTCGACGGAACCCACAGCGGCGGAAGTTAATGGTCATTCTAAGAAGGACGAGTTTGTCCTGAAAACCACTGAATTCGAACCTGCGGTTGTACTGGAACCCAGAGCCGAGGATGCTACGATGAAGATTCGCGTGGATGAGGTCACAAAGGACTCAGCTGGCCATGAGACCAAGCATACAGTTACAGAAGTTGACGTTCCTCTGCCAACCGCCGGCCAACCACCCACTGCTGAGGAGGTCCGCGAAAtgatggaagcagccaaggacatggcGCAGAAGGGCAGAGAAGCAGATGAAAAACACGCCGAGCAGCAGAAAAAGTCCGACGATAAGAAAGGCAAAGATAGCACTACAACAGCCAAAAAGAGCAAACGCAAAGCCGCAGACATCTCCGCATCGGAGAAGGAtgacgagaagaaggcggagAAGGCGGAGAATGCGGAGGGAACCAAGGGGGAACAACCACGAGCAAAGAAGGTCAAAACAGAGGCAGAACTACGGAAAGACAGAGTCAAGAACAGAGCCCTGTTCGGCATTGGTGCCACAGTTGCAGTTGG TGCACTTGTCCCATGGCTGGTTAACTTCTTGTAA